In one Mucilaginibacter sp. PAMB04168 genomic region, the following are encoded:
- a CDS encoding polysaccharide lyase family protein, whose translation MQNKYTPILLVAFAVFSSFVMMKPKPVAKAKARTVAPADPPVTVTDNGPTYTLSNGYLTVVVNKRTGDLTSLKTPKTLTPNIELMGYVSGHHAGYWEQSPALAAREVASISINPADVGGARGEVSVKGYSDGKSILGANPTAAGQGGGLIADLEIRYTLERGAHGVYTYAIFTHQDTYPAGSVGESRFGFKLAANVFDWMSIDEKRNALMPTGKDWDEGDDLNMKEARRLTTGIYKGRAEHKYDYSAKQSEIPAFGWSSTKQKVGLYIINPSFEYLSSGPNHFELTGHLDDGDGGDPTLLNYWRGTHYGGSQLNFAANEPWTKVVGPMFIYVPTGKDPKALFADAKNTAKAQQAAWPYAWVKGVDYTPAAQRATVKGRIELTDSQAPTVKLANLLVGLAFPDEPELPRAPRPVRAEAAPVAAVVEPTPAPATPADTAGRLLPNGKRANRGTYLPPRSANGRPPGFNFQPQPVNWQTDAKHYEFWAKGASDGTFTIPNVRPGTYQLHAVADGVLGAYDATATIIVKPGQKLDLGTIQWKPVHFGKQIWQIGTPNRSAREFYKGDDHWHWGMYIEYAKFFPNDVNFTIGKSDPAKDWYIYHVPHDTDFKPDGKDQGRATPWTINFTMAKDVPVSGKAILRFGIAGSGARSLGITVNGNDVGPFTDIGGGGASMIRDGVEGTWVERDFKFDAALLKAGQNTIVLTVPAGGVANGICYDVIRLEVDPNAN comes from the coding sequence ATGCAAAATAAGTACACACCAATATTGCTGGTCGCATTTGCGGTATTTTCATCATTTGTAATGATGAAGCCCAAACCTGTAGCGAAAGCAAAAGCCCGCACCGTTGCCCCGGCTGATCCACCTGTTACCGTTACCGATAATGGACCAACCTACACCTTAAGCAACGGCTACCTAACCGTGGTAGTGAACAAGCGAACCGGCGATCTTACTTCCCTCAAAACGCCCAAAACTTTAACACCCAACATTGAATTGATGGGTTACGTTTCGGGCCATCATGCCGGGTACTGGGAGCAAAGCCCGGCCCTGGCCGCTCGCGAAGTAGCCAGTATTAGCATAAACCCGGCCGATGTTGGCGGCGCTCGTGGCGAAGTTTCGGTAAAAGGATATTCGGACGGCAAATCGATTTTAGGGGCTAACCCTACGGCTGCAGGACAAGGCGGCGGTTTAATTGCCGATCTGGAAATACGTTATACCTTGGAACGCGGTGCACATGGCGTATATACTTATGCTATTTTTACACATCAGGATACTTACCCGGCAGGCTCGGTAGGCGAATCGAGGTTTGGCTTTAAACTGGCGGCCAATGTGTTCGACTGGATGTCTATAGATGAAAAGCGTAACGCCTTAATGCCAACAGGTAAAGACTGGGACGAAGGCGACGATTTGAACATGAAAGAGGCACGCCGCCTTACTACCGGTATTTATAAAGGCCGTGCCGAGCATAAGTACGATTATTCGGCCAAGCAGTCTGAAATTCCGGCTTTCGGCTGGTCGTCTACCAAGCAAAAGGTAGGTCTATATATTATCAATCCATCATTTGAGTATCTAAGCAGCGGGCCAAATCATTTTGAGCTCACAGGTCATTTGGATGATGGCGACGGCGGAGACCCAACGCTGCTTAATTACTGGAGGGGTACACATTATGGCGGCAGTCAGCTCAATTTTGCAGCTAATGAGCCTTGGACTAAGGTAGTTGGCCCTATGTTTATATACGTACCTACAGGTAAAGACCCAAAAGCGCTTTTTGCTGATGCAAAGAATACGGCTAAAGCGCAGCAGGCAGCGTGGCCTTATGCCTGGGTAAAAGGAGTGGATTATACCCCTGCTGCTCAACGGGCTACTGTTAAAGGGCGTATTGAGCTAACTGACTCGCAGGCGCCTACAGTAAAACTGGCTAATTTGTTAGTAGGATTGGCGTTCCCGGATGAACCCGAATTACCCCGTGCGCCTCGCCCCGTGAGGGCCGAAGCTGCGCCTGTGGCGGCTGTTGTTGAACCAACGCCTGCACCAGCTACGCCTGCCGACACGGCTGGCAGGTTATTGCCTAATGGCAAGCGCGCTAACCGAGGTACTTATTTGCCGCCTCGTTCGGCTAACGGCCGCCCGCCGGGCTTCAATTTTCAGCCGCAGCCGGTAAACTGGCAAACCGATGCCAAGCATTACGAATTTTGGGCCAAGGGCGCCAGTGATGGAACCTTTACTATCCCGAACGTAAGGCCCGGTACTTACCAGTTGCATGCCGTTGCCGACGGTGTTTTGGGCGCTTATGATGCTACTGCTACCATTATAGTTAAACCCGGGCAAAAGCTTGATTTGGGTACTATACAATGGAAGCCGGTTCATTTTGGTAAGCAAATATGGCAAATAGGTACGCCCAACCGTTCGGCCAGGGAGTTTTACAAAGGTGACGACCACTGGCACTGGGGTATGTATATTGAATATGCTAAGTTTTTTCCGAACGATGTGAACTTTACTATAGGCAAATCTGACCCCGCCAAAGACTGGTACATTTACCATGTGCCGCATGACACTGATTTTAAACCGGACGGTAAGGACCAGGGCCGTGCCACACCATGGACCATCAATTTTACCATGGCTAAAGATGTGCCTGTTTCGGGTAAGGCCATATTGCGTTTTGGTATTGCCGGTTCGGGCGCACGCTCATTAGGCATTACGGTGAATGGCAACGATGTTGGTCCTTTTACAGACATAGGTGGCGGTGGCGCCAGTATGATTCGCGATGGGGTGGAAGGTACATGGGTAGAGCGTGATTTTAAATTTGATGCCGCTTTGCTGAAAGCTGGTCAAAACACTATAGTGTTAACCGTGCCTGCAGGTGGTGTAGCCAACGGCATTTGCTATGATGTAATACGTCTGGAGGTTGACCCGAATGCAAATTAA
- a CDS encoding carotenoid biosynthesis protein: MRLSKTTVSVIVIILFHFVGLIGFMVPSFRPVFSKLVPFHLLLMLAVVLVNHYKADSRFWRFAWLVFVMGIVVEWIGVHKHWIFGDYDYGRTLGVKIFDIPLMIGINWFLLIYATGVLMQRSRLKSAAARVFLGAALLVLLDLLIEPIAIKFDYWSWAGGVPTLKNYIGWFFVSTAFLGLFEACKIKPQTIVAPILLLVEFVFFGLLQLA, encoded by the coding sequence ATGAGGTTAAGCAAAACTACAGTATCGGTCATTGTTATTATTCTTTTTCACTTTGTAGGCTTAATTGGCTTTATGGTGCCGTCATTCAGGCCTGTGTTTTCGAAACTGGTGCCGTTTCACTTACTGCTAATGTTAGCTGTGGTGTTGGTAAACCATTACAAGGCCGATTCGAGATTTTGGCGTTTTGCCTGGCTTGTTTTTGTTATGGGCATAGTTGTAGAATGGATAGGGGTGCATAAGCACTGGATATTTGGCGATTATGATTATGGAAGAACGCTGGGTGTTAAGATTTTTGATATACCATTGATGATAGGTATAAACTGGTTTCTGCTTATTTATGCTACTGGCGTGTTAATGCAAAGGAGCCGTTTGAAAAGCGCCGCCGCCCGCGTATTCCTAGGCGCTGCGCTACTCGTACTGTTAGATTTGCTGATAGAGCCTATAGCCATCAAGTTTGATTATTGGAGTTGGGCGGGCGGCGTACCAACACTAAAGAACTATATAGGTTGGTTTTTTGTAAGCACGGCGTTCTTGGGTCTTTTTGAGGCTTGCAAGATTAAGCCGCAAACCATAGTAGCACCCATATTACTGCTGGTGGAGTTTGTATTTTTTGGATTATTGCAATTAGCTTAA
- the crtD gene encoding 1-hydroxycarotenoid 3,4-desaturase CrtD, giving the protein MPQKKALIIGAGIAGIATAIRLAVKGYTIEVYEANGYAGGKLSEFEQEGYRFDAGPSLFTMPQYVDELFTLAGKDPRQYFNYRKLDVVCRYFYPDGISIDAYADAEKMAAEVNHKTGEPAQALQKYAHNSSQIYAITNHVFLEQSLHRLKTYLNRRTVQSILRLFQIDAFRSMHRANAGFFRDKRMVQFFDRYATYNGSNPYRAPATLNVIPHLEQHYGAYFPDGGMYNITRSLVKLAEDLGVVFNYQAPVDEIVLNGSRAKGLQVKGDLVKGDLVVSNMDVWFTYRKLLARYPQLFPERILNQERSSSALIFYWGIQKQFPQLDLHNIFFSDNYEAEFNAIWKQQSIYNNPTVYLNISNKYEPADAPAGCENWFVMINVPANTGQDWDSLISDARKNIILKLSAQLGEDITPCIVNESILDPRSIESRTSSYQGSLYGTSSNSQFAAFLRHANRSSKINNLYFCGGSVHPGGGIPLALLSAKIVSEWVE; this is encoded by the coding sequence ATGCCCCAAAAAAAAGCGCTTATTATTGGTGCCGGTATAGCCGGTATAGCCACCGCCATTAGGTTAGCTGTAAAGGGTTATACTATCGAAGTATACGAGGCCAACGGCTACGCAGGCGGAAAGCTGTCTGAATTTGAGCAGGAGGGGTATCGCTTCGACGCCGGTCCAAGTTTATTCACTATGCCGCAGTACGTGGATGAATTGTTTACACTGGCAGGCAAAGACCCCAGGCAGTATTTTAATTACCGAAAGCTGGATGTTGTTTGCCGTTATTTTTATCCCGACGGCATCAGTATTGACGCTTATGCAGATGCCGAAAAAATGGCCGCGGAGGTTAACCATAAAACGGGTGAGCCGGCACAGGCCCTGCAAAAGTATGCGCATAACAGCAGCCAAATTTATGCTATCACCAATCATGTTTTTTTAGAGCAGTCATTACACCGGCTTAAAACATACCTTAACCGGCGTACGGTACAATCTATACTACGTTTGTTTCAGATAGATGCTTTTAGGAGCATGCACAGGGCAAACGCAGGCTTTTTTAGAGACAAGCGCATGGTGCAGTTTTTTGATCGTTATGCCACTTATAATGGTTCAAACCCTTATCGTGCGCCTGCCACACTTAATGTAATACCTCATTTAGAGCAGCACTATGGTGCTTACTTTCCTGATGGGGGCATGTACAATATAACCCGTAGCCTGGTTAAACTGGCAGAAGATTTAGGAGTAGTTTTCAATTATCAAGCACCAGTTGATGAAATTGTATTGAACGGTAGCCGCGCCAAGGGTTTACAGGTTAAAGGTGATCTGGTAAAGGGCGATTTGGTGGTATCTAACATGGATGTATGGTTTACCTATCGCAAGCTGTTGGCCAGGTACCCGCAGCTTTTTCCGGAGAGGATACTGAATCAGGAACGAAGCAGCTCAGCACTCATTTTCTATTGGGGTATACAAAAACAATTTCCTCAATTGGATCTCCATAATATTTTCTTTAGCGATAATTACGAGGCGGAATTTAATGCCATTTGGAAGCAGCAAAGCATTTATAATAATCCCACCGTTTATCTTAACATCAGTAATAAATATGAACCGGCTGACGCCCCCGCAGGCTGCGAAAACTGGTTTGTGATGATTAATGTACCGGCCAACACCGGGCAGGATTGGGATAGCCTGATTAGCGATGCCCGGAAAAACATTATCCTTAAGTTATCTGCACAGTTAGGAGAGGACATAACCCCATGTATCGTAAACGAAAGTATACTCGATCCGCGCAGCATAGAAAGCAGGACGTCTTCTTACCAGGGTTCTTTATACGGTACCAGCTCTAACAGCCAGTTTGCTGCTTTTTTGCGGCATGCCAACCGCTCGTCTAAAATTAATAATCTGTATTTCTGCGGTGGCAGTGTTCACCCCGGCGGCGGCATTCCACTGGCGCTGCTATCGGCCAAAATTGTAAGTGAGTGGGTGGAGTAA
- a CDS encoding glycosyltransferase family 2 protein, with amino-acid sequence MIIAILIVFFFLILRFVVTLFNFISDPKLRKVNRMQEEMVSILIPARNEENNILTLLQSIHEQDYPNFEVIVLDDDSSDRTYEICEAFCATHKRFRVMRGKPLPQGWLGKTYACHQLSQEAKGSYMLFLDADEQVYDGLINSAVHRVKSKHLALLSLFTNQDMRTLGERTVVPLMHYLLLNLLPIRLIYLTKNPAFAAASGQFMMFHAALYRQHQWHELSKDRIVEDVEIMKLVKAKKLYGESLLANNLITCRMYTGYWDGVLGFSKNFLAPFNYSVLGFLFYLVIIIGGPLLVISTLNLPLILFMCGLIVLTRIMISLASGQSALYNSLLHPVQMFTLVVIGFYAIQNHLTKNNVWKGRRI; translated from the coding sequence GTGATCATCGCCATTTTAATCGTCTTTTTCTTTCTGATTCTGCGCTTTGTTGTTACCCTGTTTAACTTCATATCAGACCCCAAACTGCGCAAGGTTAACCGGATGCAGGAAGAAATGGTCTCAATTCTCATTCCGGCACGTAACGAAGAGAATAATATTCTTACGCTGCTGCAGTCTATACATGAGCAGGACTATCCTAATTTTGAAGTGATTGTGCTGGATGATGATTCATCGGACCGTACATATGAAATTTGTGAGGCGTTTTGCGCTACTCATAAGCGCTTCAGGGTAATGCGCGGAAAGCCGCTGCCCCAAGGCTGGCTAGGCAAAACGTATGCCTGCCATCAACTTTCGCAGGAGGCTAAAGGGAGTTACATGCTGTTTTTAGATGCTGATGAGCAGGTGTATGATGGATTAATAAACAGTGCCGTGCATCGGGTTAAATCAAAACACCTGGCCTTGCTTAGCTTATTTACCAACCAGGATATGCGCACCCTGGGTGAGCGTACGGTTGTGCCTTTAATGCACTACTTATTACTTAACCTGCTGCCCATACGTTTAATTTACCTCACCAAAAATCCGGCTTTTGCTGCCGCCAGCGGTCAGTTTATGATGTTTCATGCTGCCTTATACCGCCAGCACCAATGGCATGAGTTATCCAAAGACCGTATAGTGGAAGACGTTGAGATAATGAAGCTGGTTAAAGCTAAAAAGCTGTATGGCGAAAGCTTGCTGGCCAATAATTTAATTACTTGTCGTATGTACACAGGTTATTGGGATGGCGTTTTGGGTTTTAGCAAAAACTTTTTAGCGCCTTTTAATTATAGCGTGCTAGGTTTTTTATTTTACCTGGTTATTATTATCGGCGGCCCCTTACTGGTCATCTCAACTTTAAATTTGCCTCTTATCTTGTTCATGTGCGGGCTCATTGTTTTAACCCGTATTATGATATCGCTGGCATCAGGGCAAAGTGCTTTATACAATAGTTTACTGCACCCTGTGCAAATGTTTACGCTGGTAGTAATTGGTTTTTATGCGATACAAAACCACCTCACCAAAAACAACGTGTGGAAAGGCCGCCGTATATGA
- a CDS encoding glycosyltransferase family 87 protein: MRFNKNYLIFIVIAVSVAFAFISYNRGMKADVNGDYFIYWQTGGHFLSGQKIYTPGLVDGGFTYPPFAALFFSLFSFFPFHISAFLFTYVINYGLWLASFILVHKIFKQLYPNQNMNWPLGLALLFSIGFYWHNFIWMNANMPVLCLTLLGIWYYQRKQFGLSYLFFMAGTFFKITPVLFLIFAAIKRGPKDWPKIILTALPFIIIPAILRGFPTGINDWKDYYEAFVAPFSKGKIDENIISLGVPALLNKINTGNAEVGIAPVLHLTARTLKLAILAFQVVSILAITLKFAYDRYIKKSEDFSAADFCLIFMVPLLLPGRVWAHHHVCTSFVFTYVFFALLKEKRTTLLVFTCILCLLTNLITKDVIGQTMTNYLKHYSFITLVMLFVTGIIIALNLGTTKHAKTAGE, from the coding sequence ATGCGATTCAACAAAAACTACCTCATTTTTATAGTTATAGCTGTATCGGTAGCTTTTGCTTTTATATCATACAACCGGGGTATGAAAGCCGACGTAAATGGCGATTACTTTATTTACTGGCAAACTGGCGGGCATTTTTTAAGCGGACAGAAGATTTATACCCCCGGCCTTGTTGATGGTGGTTTTACGTATCCACCCTTCGCAGCGCTATTTTTTAGCTTGTTTTCTTTTTTTCCTTTTCATATATCCGCTTTCCTGTTTACTTATGTAATTAACTACGGTTTATGGCTGGCCTCATTTATACTGGTACACAAAATATTTAAGCAGTTATACCCTAACCAAAATATGAACTGGCCCTTAGGGTTGGCATTACTGTTTTCTATTGGATTTTACTGGCATAACTTTATATGGATGAACGCCAATATGCCGGTGCTTTGCCTAACCTTGCTCGGCATTTGGTATTACCAGCGTAAGCAATTTGGCCTCAGCTATTTATTTTTTATGGCGGGCACTTTCTTTAAGATCACACCGGTATTGTTTCTCATTTTTGCAGCCATTAAACGCGGGCCTAAAGACTGGCCTAAAATTATCCTGACCGCACTGCCCTTTATAATTATACCTGCTATTTTACGAGGCTTCCCTACCGGCATTAATGATTGGAAGGATTATTACGAGGCCTTTGTTGCACCTTTTAGCAAGGGCAAAATAGATGAAAACATCATAAGCTTGGGGGTGCCAGCCCTGCTTAATAAAATAAACACCGGCAATGCAGAAGTGGGCATAGCGCCTGTTTTACACTTAACAGCACGTACTTTAAAACTGGCAATCCTTGCTTTCCAGGTGGTGAGTATATTAGCCATTACCCTCAAGTTTGCATACGACCGTTATATCAAAAAATCTGAAGATTTTTCGGCTGCCGACTTTTGCCTTATTTTTATGGTTCCGTTGCTACTGCCAGGGCGTGTATGGGCACATCATCATGTGTGTACCAGCTTTGTGTTCACTTATGTGTTCTTTGCACTTCTTAAAGAGAAAAGAACAACGTTGCTGGTTTTTACCTGCATACTTTGCCTGCTTACAAATTTAATTACAAAAGACGTAATAGGACAAACCATGACCAACTACCTGAAACATTACAGCTTTATTACGCTGGTGATGCTATTTGTTACCGGTATTATCATTGCTTTAAACTTAGGTACTACAAAACACGCAAAAACAGCTGGAGAGTAA
- a CDS encoding alpha/beta hydrolase — translation MAFLHLPQLGQIHYHEYGTGSKPMLAFHGYGMTGRQFEVLQKSILTQYRVYSFDHFFHGQTQLNNWAEQQILNGMPKSLMRAYLEEWFKQHGGQQRISLMGYSIGANLALVLLEDFAEWVDEIILMAPDGLSVYKGFNFLMHNPAGKLLFKTVTKSKWLAPGVLNGLKKVKFIDESLYKIAYSEMDTPQKRLDVYYTLNLIKQLQPDVVKITNRINEHGIKCHLVFGQHDMLFPKSSAQAFINRLKYPQVHEVPMGHWLVTTQLDEYLVNCKI, via the coding sequence ATGGCTTTTCTACATCTACCACAGTTAGGGCAAATTCATTATCACGAATACGGTACGGGCAGTAAACCCATGCTTGCTTTTCATGGCTACGGCATGACGGGGCGACAATTTGAAGTACTGCAAAAATCTATCTTAACCCAATACCGGGTATACAGTTTCGATCACTTTTTTCATGGGCAAACCCAGCTTAACAATTGGGCTGAGCAGCAAATACTCAACGGCATGCCCAAATCGCTAATGCGTGCCTACCTCGAAGAGTGGTTTAAGCAACATGGTGGCCAGCAGCGCATAAGTTTAATGGGGTACTCCATAGGCGCTAATTTGGCGCTGGTACTATTGGAAGATTTTGCCGAATGGGTTGACGAGATTATACTCATGGCGCCCGATGGCTTATCGGTTTATAAGGGCTTTAATTTTTTAATGCACAACCCCGCAGGTAAGTTGTTGTTTAAAACGGTAACCAAAAGTAAGTGGCTGGCACCAGGTGTGCTTAACGGATTAAAAAAGGTAAAATTTATTGACGAAAGCTTGTACAAGATAGCTTACAGTGAAATGGATACGCCGCAAAAGCGGTTGGATGTATACTATACCTTAAATCTTATCAAACAGTTACAGCCCGATGTGGTTAAGATAACCAACCGGATTAACGAGCATGGTATCAAGTGCCATCTGGTTTTTGGGCAGCATGATATGCTGTTTCCTAAAAGCTCTGCCCAGGCATTTATTAACCGGCTCAAGTATCCACAGGTGCATGAAGTGCCGATGGGGCACTGGCTGGTTACCACCCAGTTAGATGAATATTTGGTAAATTGTAAAATATGA
- a CDS encoding type 1 glutamine amidotransferase domain-containing protein, whose product MPSLDNRKVAILTEEGFEQVELTSPKEALEAAGAIVHIISPQGGKIKAWDHDHWGIEVDVDRMLSDVSPDDYDALVLPGGVLNPDKLRQNKDAVAFVSAFLDEGKPLAAICHGPQMLIETGMISGRKLTSYPSLQTDLKNAGAEWVDEEVVTDKGLVTSRTPADLDAFNRKTIEEIAEGVHDASE is encoded by the coding sequence ATGCCGAGTTTAGATAACCGTAAAGTAGCAATCCTTACCGAAGAAGGGTTTGAGCAGGTAGAGCTAACCAGCCCCAAAGAAGCTTTGGAGGCAGCTGGCGCCATTGTGCATATTATATCGCCACAAGGCGGAAAAATTAAAGCCTGGGACCATGACCATTGGGGCATTGAAGTGGATGTGGACAGAATGCTCAGTGATGTGAGCCCGGATGATTATGATGCCCTGGTATTGCCGGGTGGGGTTTTGAACCCGGATAAGCTGCGCCAAAATAAAGATGCAGTGGCTTTCGTATCGGCGTTTTTAGATGAAGGTAAACCGTTGGCTGCTATATGCCATGGTCCGCAAATGCTTATTGAGACGGGCATGATCAGCGGGCGCAAACTCACTTCTTACCCATCCTTGCAAACCGACCTAAAGAATGCCGGAGCCGAATGGGTTGACGAAGAAGTAGTGACCGACAAGGGTCTGGTAACCAGCCGTACCCCGGCCGACCTTGATGCGTTTAACCGCAAAACTATTGAAGAGATTGCCGAAGGTGTGCATGATGCATCTGAATAA
- a CDS encoding 1-acyl-sn-glycerol-3-phosphate acyltransferase, whose translation MIPARRNKLFSNWFAKYMRYRMHKAFNRIVVMPFEPKPGHSVLLLCNHFSWWDGFFGNYLAYWHLKRKLYIMMQHDHLQQRMLFNLFGGFSIEKGTREMLKSLHYAADLLNDPENLVVVFPQGELVSNHATGIVIEKGIERLIKHIKGPCQIVYSCVLIDYFESLKPSAFIHLFDCGVAGDVSFDQLAENINGFHKQALQNQINVEH comes from the coding sequence ATGATACCCGCCCGCCGTAATAAATTATTCAGCAACTGGTTTGCCAAGTACATGCGCTACCGTATGCATAAGGCATTTAACCGCATTGTAGTGATGCCGTTTGAGCCAAAGCCCGGCCATTCCGTTTTGCTGTTATGTAATCACTTTAGCTGGTGGGATGGTTTTTTTGGTAATTACCTTGCTTACTGGCACCTAAAACGTAAGCTGTACATCATGATGCAGCATGACCATTTGCAGCAGCGCATGTTGTTTAACCTGTTCGGCGGCTTTTCTATTGAAAAAGGTACGCGCGAAATGCTCAAATCACTGCATTACGCGGCCGACTTGCTAAACGATCCCGAAAACCTGGTGGTGGTTTTCCCACAGGGCGAGTTGGTGTCTAACCATGCAACAGGTATTGTTATTGAGAAAGGTATTGAACGTCTTATAAAACACATTAAAGGCCCTTGCCAAATTGTATATTCATGCGTGTTGATAGATTACTTTGAAAGCCTGAAACCCTCTGCATTCATCCACTTGTTTGATTGCGGTGTGGCAGGAGATGTTTCGTTTGATCAGTTGGCCGAAAATATCAACGGCTTTCATAAACAGGCGTTACAAAATCAAATAAATGTAGAGCATTAG
- a CDS encoding LysR family transcriptional regulator, with translation MNLHHYPDMISFGHRVFIEVAANLSFSKAAQVLFITQPAISKHIKALEDQYKLPLFERKGNSIMLTEAGTKLNEYLLQATEIERKVEYDLSVLSNQSQAAGHLRLGASTTIALYILPSILSGFQRRYANVGVQLVNRNSEYILNALLNHEVDVGIIEVDNKLTNVTYQPFMSDEVIPVCSAKSSLAGKSLTLKQFVKTPLALRERGSGTLNALLKALAAHHIKPAELAVKIRLGGTEALKNFLLADQCLGFMPRPSIVRQLAEGDLVEVPVEGLEITRNFYFIRRKGTEDNGLTSNFINYALENQ, from the coding sequence TTGAACCTACATCATTATCCCGACATGATATCCTTTGGTCACCGTGTTTTTATAGAAGTTGCTGCCAATTTAAGTTTCTCAAAAGCAGCTCAAGTGCTATTTATTACCCAGCCTGCAATAAGCAAGCATATAAAAGCGCTTGAAGATCAATATAAGCTGCCCTTGTTTGAACGTAAGGGTAACAGCATCATGCTCACCGAAGCCGGAACCAAATTGAATGAATACTTATTGCAGGCTACCGAGATTGAACGTAAGGTGGAATATGATCTGTCGGTGCTCAGCAACCAGTCGCAGGCGGCAGGGCATTTGCGTTTAGGAGCCAGTACTACTATTGCGTTGTATATCTTGCCATCTATCTTGTCGGGTTTTCAGCGGCGTTATGCCAATGTTGGCGTACAGCTGGTTAATCGTAACTCAGAGTATATTTTAAACGCCCTGCTTAACCATGAAGTGGATGTGGGTATTATTGAGGTAGACAACAAACTTACCAACGTTACCTACCAGCCCTTTATGAGCGACGAGGTAATACCGGTTTGTTCGGCCAAAAGTTCGCTGGCCGGTAAATCCTTAACACTAAAACAGTTTGTAAAAACGCCCCTGGCTTTGCGTGAGCGTGGCTCTGGTACTTTAAATGCCTTATTGAAAGCGCTGGCCGCACATCACATTAAACCGGCCGAGCTAGCGGTGAAGATAAGATTAGGCGGTACGGAAGCTTTGAAGAATTTCTTACTGGCCGATCAGTGCCTGGGCTTTATGCCACGGCCCTCTATTGTACGGCAACTGGCCGAAGGCGATTTAGTTGAGGTGCCTGTGGAGGGTTTGGAGATTACCCGGAACTTTTACTTCATCAGGCGTAAAGGAACCGAAGATAACGGACTTACCAGTAATTTTATCAATTATGCACTGGAAAACCAGTAA
- a CDS encoding 1-acyl-sn-glycerol-3-phosphate acyltransferase encodes MIYPKNNSFIRAFFHRYIGYILHSNFQDFNFNSIQIDQHKSVLLLANHFGWWDGFLLYWLNHKLLRKKFHIMILEDTVRKVFFLKYMGAFSVVKNSRSMIESLNYAAQLLEDPQNLVLVFPQARLYSNFVNDVHFERGLLKIMKQAAGKFQYVFAATFIEYFQHKKPTINVYVQKSVNETDSIEELKNLYQQHYESAKLLQTQIVL; translated from the coding sequence ATGATTTACCCCAAAAACAATAGTTTCATACGTGCCTTCTTTCATCGGTATATCGGGTATATTCTGCACAGTAATTTTCAGGACTTTAATTTTAACAGTATCCAGATCGATCAGCATAAATCGGTACTGCTGCTGGCTAATCATTTTGGTTGGTGGGATGGGTTTTTATTATACTGGCTCAATCATAAACTGCTCCGGAAAAAATTTCACATTATGATACTGGAAGACACCGTACGCAAGGTGTTCTTTCTGAAATATATGGGTGCATTCTCCGTGGTTAAAAACTCACGATCTATGATCGAGTCGCTAAATTACGCCGCTCAATTGCTGGAAGATCCGCAAAACCTGGTACTGGTTTTTCCACAAGCCAGATTATATTCCAATTTTGTAAATGATGTGCATTTTGAACGCGGCTTGCTCAAGATAATGAAACAGGCGGCAGGTAAATTTCAGTATGTGTTTGCCGCAACCTTTATTGAGTACTTTCAACATAAAAAACCTACCATAAACGTTTATGTACAAAAAAGCGTTAATGAAACTGATAGTATAGAAGAGTTGAAAAATTTATATCAGCAACATTACGAATCGGCCAAACTGCTGCAAACCCAAATTGTTCTATAA